Proteins encoded together in one Falco biarmicus isolate bFalBia1 chromosome 4, bFalBia1.pri, whole genome shotgun sequence window:
- the NUP42 gene encoding nucleoporin NUP42 isoform X1 — MAICQFFLQGRCRFGDRCWNEHPRGGGRYGPAAPQHQGTSGGGGAWGTTNQRYTSVIQPSTFKSNTWGGSRDHGRGFFGSPDFGSSGSSSRNTSFSQNRFSALMNSQNTADGYKDEEERLFESIVKDMEIWESSGQWIFSSYSPMKEKPNVSGFRDFSPEELHLEYYNCTANNNIQSYINSVQQLAKQWKDRLLQLKTLTASTKAALLSELKNTVTQPLPAFGFGGQQTSSFGLSSFPVSSNSNSASSFSFKTSSSLISTSSGNTPAFGSSSAGCNPPPFGVTSSPSVSHSVGFGSLAAPSAASFSFKTSETTSGFGTCGFSGFGNSSAVNFSGTTLLTALGASNAAVGTSSSDSSSTLSGQTASNVAVGTSPSDSSSTLSGQTASASGHNITSASSAVTNNTTSEKLFTPKSELSAEELKQFEAKKFTIGKIPFKPPPSELLNV, encoded by the exons ATGGCCATCTGTCAGTTCTTTCTGCAGGGCCGCTGCCGCTTCGGCGACAGGTGCTGGAACGAGCacccccgcggcggcgggcgctaCGGGCCCGCGGCACCCCAGCACCAAG GTACtagcggaggaggaggagcatgGGGTACCACTAACCAGAGATATACCAGTGTCATCCAGCCATCTACCTTTAAGTCTAATACGTGGGGTGGCAGCAGAGATCATGGAAGAGGATTTTTTGGCTCCCCTGATTTTGGATcatcaggcagcagcagcagaaataccaGCTTTTCGCAGAACAGATTCTCTGCATTAATGAACAGTCAAAACACGGCTGATGGCTATAAAGATGAAGAGGAGAGACTTTT cGAGTCTATAGTGAAAGACATGGAGATTTGGGAATCTTCAGGACAGTGGATATTTTCATCTTACTCaccaatgaaagaaaaacctaaCGTCTCAG GCTTTCGAGACTTCTCACCAGAAGAATTGCATCTGGAGTATTACAACTGCACAGCAAACAATAACATTCAGAGCTat ATAAATTCTGTCCAACAGTTAGCGAAACAATGGAAAGATCGGCTGCTTCAGTTAAAAACTTTAACTGCATCGACAAAAGCAGCTTTG CTGTCTGAATTAAAGAACACGGTCACTCAACCATTGCCTGCCTTTGGATTTGGAGGACAGCAAACATCAAGCTTTGGGTTGTCAA GTTTTCCTGTGAGCAGCAATAGTAACAGTGCTAGCAGTTTCTCCTTTAAAACAAGTTCCAGTCTCATCAGCACATCATCTGGAAACACCCCTGCTTTTGGGAGCTCTTCCGCTGGTTGTAATCCTCCTCCATTTGGTGTGACGTCCTCTCCCAGCGTATCCCATTCTGTTGGTTTtggcagcctggcagctccATCTGCAGCCTCCTTCTcatttaaaacttctgaaacaACTAGTGGTTTTGGAACTTGTGGATTTTCAGGGTTTGGCAATTCTTCTGCTGTGAACTTTTCGGGCACCACTCTGCTTACAGCCCTTGGAGCCTCTAATGCAGCAGTAGGAACTTCTTCCTCAGATTCAAGCAGTACTTTATCGGGACAGACTGCCTCTAATGTAGCAGTGGGAACTTCTCCCTCAGATTCAAGCAGTACTTTATCGGGACAGACTGCCAGCGCCTCTGGACATAACATAACATCAGCATCTTCTGCAGTCACAAACAATACTACGTCGGAAAAGTTATTTACCCCAAAGAGTGAATTATCAGCTGAAGAGTTGAAACAATTTGAAGCAAAAAAGTTTACTATTGGAAAGATTCCTTTTAAGCCACCACCGTCAGAACTTTTAAATGTTTAG
- the NUP42 gene encoding nucleoporin NUP42 isoform X2: MAICQFFLQGRCRFGDRCWNEHPRGGGRYGPAAPQHQGTSGGGGAWGTTNQRYTSVIQPSTFKSNTWGGSRDHGRGFFGSPDFGSSGSSSRNTSFSQNRFSALMNSQNTADGYKDEEERLFESIVKDMEIWESSGQWIFSSYSPMKEKPNVSGFRDFSPEELHLEYYNCTANNNIQSYINSVQQLAKQWKDRLLQLKTLTASTKAALVFL, encoded by the exons ATGGCCATCTGTCAGTTCTTTCTGCAGGGCCGCTGCCGCTTCGGCGACAGGTGCTGGAACGAGCacccccgcggcggcgggcgctaCGGGCCCGCGGCACCCCAGCACCAAG GTACtagcggaggaggaggagcatgGGGTACCACTAACCAGAGATATACCAGTGTCATCCAGCCATCTACCTTTAAGTCTAATACGTGGGGTGGCAGCAGAGATCATGGAAGAGGATTTTTTGGCTCCCCTGATTTTGGATcatcaggcagcagcagcagaaataccaGCTTTTCGCAGAACAGATTCTCTGCATTAATGAACAGTCAAAACACGGCTGATGGCTATAAAGATGAAGAGGAGAGACTTTT cGAGTCTATAGTGAAAGACATGGAGATTTGGGAATCTTCAGGACAGTGGATATTTTCATCTTACTCaccaatgaaagaaaaacctaaCGTCTCAG GCTTTCGAGACTTCTCACCAGAAGAATTGCATCTGGAGTATTACAACTGCACAGCAAACAATAACATTCAGAGCTat ATAAATTCTGTCCAACAGTTAGCGAAACAATGGAAAGATCGGCTGCTTCAGTTAAAAACTTTAACTGCATCGACAAAAGCAGCTTTG GTTTTCCTGTGA
- the KLHL7 gene encoding kelch-like protein 7 codes for MATPGSEKSSKKKTEKKLAAREEAKLLASFMGVMNTMRKQKTLCDVILMVQERKIPAHRVVLASASHFFNLMFTTNMLESKSFEVELKDAEPDIIEQLVEFAYTARISVNSNNVQSLLDAANQYQIEPVKKMCVDFLKEQVDASNCLGISVLAECLDCPELKATADDFIHQHFTEVYKTDEFLQLDVKRVTHLLNQDTLTVRAEDQVYDAAVRWLKYDEPNRQPYMVDILAKVRFPLISKNFLSKTVQAEPLIQDNPECLKMVISGMRYHLLSPEDREELVEGTRPRRKKHDYRIALFGGSQPQSCRYFNPKDYSWTDIRCPFEKRRDAACVFWDNVVYILGGSQLFPIKRMDCYNVVKDSWYSKLGPPTPRDSLAACAAEGKIYTSGGSEVGNSALYLFECYDTRTESWHTKPSMLTQRCSHGMVEANGLIYVCGGSLGNNVSGRVLNSCEVYDPATETWTELCPMIEARKNHGLVFVKDKIFAVGGQNGLGGLDNVEYYDIKMNEWKMVSPMPWKGVTVKCAAVGSIVYVLAGFQGVGRLGHILEYNTETDKWIANSKVRAFPVTSCLICVVDTCGANEETLET; via the exons ATGGCCACCCCCGGGTCGGAGAagagcagcaagaagaaaacGGAGAAGAAGCTCGCCGCCCGCGAGGAGGCGAAGCTGCTGGCCAGCTTCATGGGAGTGATGAACACCATGCGCAAGCAG AAAACGCTATGTGATGTCATTCTTATGGTTCAAGAAAGAAAGATCCCAGCTCACCGTGTTGTGCTTGCTTCAGCCAgtcatttttttaacttgatgTTTACTA CAAATATGCTTGAATCAAAGTCCTTTGAAGTGGAGCTAAAAGATGCAGAACCTGACATTATTGAACAGCTCGTGGAGTTTGCTTATACTGCAAG aatcTCAGTTAACAGCAATAATGTCCAGTCTCTACTAGATGCAGCAAACCAATATCAAATTGAACCTgtgaagaaaatgtgtgtggACTTCTTAAAAGAACAAGTTGATGCATCCAATTGTCTTG GTATAAGTGTGTTAGCAGAATGCCTAGACTGTCCAGAACTGAAAGCCACTGCAGATGACTTTATCCATCagcatttcactgaagtttacAAGACAGATGAGTTTCTTCAACTTGATGTCAAGCGCGTGACACATCTCTTGAACCAAGATACGTTGACAGTGAGAGCAGAAGACCAG GTTTATGATGCAGCAGTCAGATGGCTGAAGTATGATGAGCCAAATCGCCAGCCATACATGGTTGATATTCTTGCTAAAGTCCGATTTCCTCTTATATCAAAGAACTTCTTAAGTAAAACAGTTCAGGCTGAACCACTTATTCAGGATAACCCAGAATGCCTTAAAATGGTGATCA GTGGGATGCGATACCATCTACTTTCCccagaagacagagaagaatTAGTGGAAGGTACACggccaagaagaaaaaaacatgattATCGCATTGCTCTGTTTGGAGGCTCACAGCCCCAGTCCTGCAGATATTTTAATCCAAAG GATTACAGCTGGACAGACATCCGATGTCCCTTTGAAAAGCGCAGGGATGCAGCTTGTGTCTTCTGGGACAACGTAGTTTATATTTTGGGTGGTTCCCAGCTCTTCCCTATAAAGCGAATGGACTGCTACAATGTGGTGAAGGATAGCTGGTATTCCAAGCTAGGACCTCCAACACCTCGAGATAGCcttgcagcctgtgctgctgagggCAAAATTTATACATCTGGTGGTTCAGAAGTGG gaaattctGCACTGTATTTATTTGAATGCTATGACACAAGAACAGAAAGCTGGCACACAAAGCCTAGCATGCTGACTCAGCGATGCAGCCATGGAATGGTAGAAGCGAATGGTCTCATTTATGTATGCGGAGGAAGCCTGGGAAACAATGTTTCTGGAAGAGTCCTAAATTCCTGTGAAGTTTATGATCCAGCCACCGAAAC gtgGACTGAGCTGTGTCCTATGATTGAAGCCAGAAAGAATCATGGGCTGGTGTTTGTAAAGgacaaaatatttgctgtggGTGGACAAAACGGCTTAG GTGGCCTTGATAACGTAGAATATTATGATATCAAGATGAATGAATGGAAGATGGTGTCTCCAATGCCATGGAAAGGTGTAACAGTGaagtgtgctgctgtgggatCTATAGTCTATGTCCTGGCTGGTTTTCAGGGTGTTGGTCGATTAGGGCACATTCTTGAATATAATACTGAAACAGATAAGTGGATAGCCAACTCCAAAGTCCGTGCTTTCCCAGTGACAAGTTGTTTAATCTGTGTTGTAGACACTTGTGGGGCAAATGAAGAAACTTTAGAGACCTGA